One region of Kytococcus sedentarius DSM 20547 genomic DNA includes:
- a CDS encoding ABC transporter permease, whose product MLVYILRRLAISAAVLFSVILITFVVFFLGPSDPAGAICGDSPSCTPERVDQIAAALGLDVPMHQQFTDFVGGIFMGREISNGAFVKVCEAPCLGWSYYRNAPVTELVLDAFPVTASLVFGGMIVYVILALIAGVVSAKFRGTALDRVIVGGSQFISSIPYYVCALIFFLYAMVFTGIVPRAEWHKPWEDPVAWFVGLIGVWLFYGTWASAGYIRYVRASMIDVQNSDYVRTARAKGLGETAVSYKHGLRAAIAPFVTLVGMSVATELMGAIFTETIFGLPGMGKLAIDSFRQDDLPVIAGTVMLGAVLVTLGNLIVDLLYSVIDPRVRLQ is encoded by the coding sequence GTGCTCGTCTACATCCTGCGCCGTCTGGCCATCTCGGCCGCCGTGCTCTTCTCGGTCATCCTCATCACCTTCGTGGTCTTCTTCCTGGGTCCCAGCGACCCCGCGGGGGCCATCTGTGGTGACTCGCCGTCGTGCACGCCCGAGCGCGTCGACCAGATCGCCGCGGCCCTCGGGCTCGACGTGCCCATGCACCAGCAGTTCACCGACTTCGTCGGCGGCATCTTCATGGGGCGTGAGATCTCCAACGGCGCCTTCGTCAAGGTGTGCGAAGCCCCCTGCCTCGGGTGGAGCTACTACCGCAACGCCCCGGTGACCGAGCTCGTGCTGGACGCCTTCCCGGTGACTGCCTCGTTGGTCTTCGGCGGCATGATCGTCTACGTGATCCTCGCCCTGATCGCCGGTGTGGTGTCCGCAAAGTTCCGCGGGACCGCCCTGGACCGCGTGATCGTGGGTGGCAGCCAGTTCATCAGCTCAATCCCCTACTACGTGTGCGCGCTGATCTTCTTCCTGTACGCGATGGTGTTCACCGGGATCGTGCCCCGCGCCGAGTGGCACAAGCCGTGGGAGGACCCCGTGGCCTGGTTCGTCGGCCTCATCGGGGTGTGGCTGTTCTACGGGACCTGGGCCTCGGCGGGGTACATCCGTTACGTCCGTGCCTCCATGATCGACGTGCAGAACTCCGACTACGTGCGTACCGCACGGGCCAAGGGGCTCGGCGAGACGGCCGTCAGCTACAAGCACGGCCTGCGCGCGGCGATCGCCCCCTTCGTCACCCTGGTGGGCATGTCGGTGGCCACCGAGCTCATGGGCGCCATCTTCACCGAGACGATCTTCGGCCTGCCCGGCATGGGCAAGCTCGCCATCGACTCCTTCCGACAGGACGACCTGCCGGTGATCGCCGGCACCGTGATGCTCGGCGCCGTGCTCGTCACCCTGGGCAACCTGATCGTCGACCTGCTCTACAGCGTCATCGACCCGCGCGTCCGGCTGCAGTGA